A genomic window from Methanobrevibacter sp. TLL-48-HuF1 includes:
- the mfnA gene encoding tyrosine decarboxylase MfnA produces the protein MEDKPISKKDILEGLDEIQSKDHKYSDGRILGSMCTEAHPFAKEVYCKFLDSNLGDPGLFKGTKYIEDEVINSIGELLSISKPYGNIVTGGTEANIMAMRAARNHARKYKGIKNGEIIIPDSAHFSFKKAADMMNLKIIEAKLDENYKIDVESVKENISDKTVAIVAIAGTTELGLVDPIEELSKIAYENNIYFHVDAAFGGFSIPFLKKIGYEFPPFDFSLPGVCSITVDPHKMGLAPIPAGGILFRKKEYLEVMAVDSPYLTVKTQSTIVGTRSGAASAATYAIMKYLGNEGYEKLAGNLMDNTHYFKEGLEKIGYDVVVEPELNIVAFNHPNMEAHDLADKLENLGWRVSVAKCPVAIRVVLMNHITKQHLTDLLNDLAEIY, from the coding sequence ATGGAAGATAAACCAATATCCAAAAAAGACATACTTGAAGGATTGGATGAAATTCAATCAAAAGACCATAAATATAGTGACGGTAGAATATTAGGTTCTATGTGCACAGAAGCACATCCATTTGCTAAAGAAGTTTATTGTAAATTTTTAGACTCTAATTTGGGAGATCCGGGTCTTTTCAAAGGAACAAAATACATTGAAGATGAAGTTATAAACTCTATTGGTGAATTGTTGTCGATTAGTAAACCTTATGGTAATATTGTAACTGGTGGAACTGAAGCTAATATAATGGCTATGAGAGCAGCAAGAAATCATGCTAGAAAATATAAAGGAATTAAAAATGGAGAAATTATAATTCCGGATTCTGCTCATTTTTCATTTAAAAAAGCTGCCGATATGATGAATTTAAAAATTATTGAAGCTAAATTAGATGAAAACTACAAGATAGATGTTGAATCAGTTAAGGAAAATATTTCTGATAAAACTGTAGCTATTGTAGCTATTGCAGGAACAACCGAATTAGGTTTGGTTGATCCTATTGAGGAATTGTCTAAAATAGCTTATGAAAATAATATTTATTTCCATGTTGATGCTGCATTTGGAGGTTTTTCAATACCTTTTTTAAAAAAAATAGGTTATGAATTTCCGCCTTTTGATTTTTCATTACCTGGGGTCTGTTCTATTACTGTTGATCCTCATAAAATGGGTTTAGCACCAATTCCTGCAGGCGGAATTTTATTTAGAAAAAAAGAGTATTTGGAAGTAATGGCTGTTGATTCCCCATATCTGACTGTTAAAACACAATCAACAATTGTCGGAACTCGTTCTGGAGCAGCTTCTGCAGCTACTTATGCTATTATGAAATATCTTGGAAATGAAGGCTATGAAAAACTGGCCGGAAACCTGATGGATAATACTCATTATTTTAAAGAAGGATTGGAAAAGATAGGTTATGATGTTGTTGTAGAACCTGAATTAAATATTGTAGCATTTAACCATCCGAATATGGAAGCGCATGATTTGGCAGATAAATTGGAAAATTTAGGATGGAGAGTTTCAGTAGCTAAATGTCCTGTAGCTATTCGTGTGGTTTTAATGAATCATATTACTAAGCAGCATTTAACTGATTTATTAAATGATTTGGCAGAAATTTATTAA
- the bsh gene encoding choloylglycine hydrolase, producing the protein MCTAANYLTKCHYFGRNFDYEISYNERVTITPRNYPLIFRDTEDIENHYGIIGIAAGIDEYPLYYDACNEKGLAMGGLNFPDYCDYKPLNESKVNIASFEIIPYILSQSKTINDAKRLLVDLNISNEKFSTQLPPSPLHWIISDRNASIVVEVVKEGLNVYDNPVGVLTNNPPFDKQLFNLNNYMALSNKAPENTFGGNLDLAIYSRGMGSIGLPGDVSSQSRFVKASFVKENSVSGDSEKESVSQFFHILASVEQQKGCTLVEEPDKFEYTIYSDCYNTDKGILYYKTYDGPQTSVNMYDENLETDQLINFELID; encoded by the coding sequence ATGTGTACTGCTGCAAATTATTTAACAAAATGCCATTATTTTGGCCGTAATTTTGACTATGAAATTTCATATAATGAAAGAGTAACTATAACTCCAAGAAACTATCCTTTAATATTTCGGGATACTGAAGACATTGAAAATCATTATGGGATTATTGGCATAGCTGCAGGTATTGATGAATATCCTTTGTATTATGATGCATGTAATGAGAAAGGATTAGCTATGGGTGGATTAAACTTTCCAGATTATTGTGACTACAAGCCATTAAATGAGTCTAAAGTTAACATAGCTTCTTTTGAAATTATTCCATATATATTATCCCAATCAAAAACAATAAATGATGCCAAAAGATTATTGGTTGATTTAAATATTTCAAATGAGAAATTTTCAACTCAATTGCCTCCATCTCCACTTCATTGGATTATTTCAGATAGAAATGCTTCAATTGTTGTAGAGGTTGTAAAGGAAGGATTGAATGTTTATGATAATCCTGTAGGGGTTTTAACAAACAATCCTCCTTTTGATAAACAGCTGTTTAATTTAAATAATTATATGGCATTATCCAATAAGGCACCTGAAAATACATTTGGAGGAAATTTGGATTTGGCTATTTATAGTAGGGGAATGGGTTCAATTGGTCTTCCGGGTGATGTTTCTTCACAGTCCCGTTTTGTAAAAGCTTCTTTTGTTAAGGAGAATTCTGTTTCAGGAGACTCTGAAAAAGAAAGTGTGTCTCAGTTTTTCCATATCCTTGCATCTGTAGAACAGCAGAAAGGATGCACATTGGTGGAAGAACCTGATAAATTTGAATATACTATTTATTCAGATTGTTATAATACAGATAAAGGAATATTGTATTATAAAACATATGATGGTCCTCAGACATCTGTTAATATGTATGATGAGAATTTAGAAACTGATCAATTGATTAATTTTGAGTTAATTGATTAA
- a CDS encoding dihydroneopterin aldolase family protein, giving the protein MDVDEKYFSNITSRERAIFEGAISMGALFHQFVGTPVNKSSKKSLETSMEESLKLQPAIEDVDVKIRFDKLEESMSDFDYTSLTGDMLDVKIYTKVKDVQATIRIEFIEELNYPLMYVEDIH; this is encoded by the coding sequence ATGGATGTTGATGAAAAATACTTTTCAAATATAACCTCAAGAGAAAGAGCAATATTTGAAGGTGCAATAAGTATGGGAGCATTATTTCACCAATTTGTTGGAACTCCTGTAAATAAAAGTTCTAAAAAAAGTTTAGAAACAAGTATGGAAGAATCATTAAAATTACAGCCAGCTATTGAAGATGTTGATGTTAAAATTAGATTTGACAAACTGGAAGAATCAATGAGCGATTTTGACTACACCTCTTTAACTGGAGATATGCTTGATGTTAAAATATATACAAAAGTAAAGGATGTACAGGCTACAATAAGAATAGAGTTTATTGAGGAGTTGAATTATCCTTTAATGTATGTAGAGGACATCCATTAA
- a CDS encoding class E sortase — protein sequence MNKPKITTLVVIICIIILGLYAAGEVNYFSSKIAVEKNIDSPVINIPTIGIEEKINNVSLSQGVMHDTKSFTPTYGDVILSGHRTLQGSPFLRLNELNNGDIITLEWPRIGEVNYTVINKTIVEPTARINAQSNGTHIYLITCDPIGSTAHRLIIEGELSKVGPINDEIIQNNPHESYALIIATAFLVIGLIFSYFYPKDNRIYILAAVLIISAILFYFYVFPIDSNIIYEKILWLNGGM from the coding sequence ATGAATAAACCAAAAATTACAACTTTAGTTGTTATAATTTGTATAATCATATTAGGATTATATGCTGCGGGAGAAGTTAACTATTTCTCATCAAAAATAGCTGTTGAGAAAAATATAGATTCACCTGTTATAAATATACCAACTATTGGAATTGAAGAGAAAATAAATAATGTATCTCTTTCACAAGGTGTTATGCACGATACAAAATCATTTACGCCAACATATGGAGATGTTATACTATCTGGGCACAGAACTCTTCAGGGATCACCATTCTTAAGACTTAATGAATTAAATAACGGAGACATAATTACCTTAGAATGGCCGAGAATAGGGGAAGTAAACTATACCGTCATAAACAAGACTATAGTTGAACCAACTGCACGCATCAATGCTCAAAGTAATGGAACTCACATATATCTGATTACCTGTGACCCAATTGGATCTACTGCCCACAGATTAATTATTGAAGGTGAGTTAAGCAAAGTCGGTCCGATAAATGATGAAATAATTCAAAACAATCCTCATGAATCATATGCATTAATAATAGCTACTGCATTTTTAGTTATAGGATTAATATTTAGTTATTTCTATCCTAAAGACAATAGAATTTACATATTAGCTGCAGTGTTAATTATATCAGCAATATTATTCTATTTCTATGTTTTCCCAATAGATTCCAATATAATTTATGAAAAAATATTATGGCTAAACGGAGGAATGTAA
- a CDS encoding archaetidylserine synthase — MKLESTKIQSFFAISDGISLMNMICGFISILFAINHNFESSAILMIIAIMFDSVDGWVARKINRNDALKFGQNIDSLSDAISFGAAPAVFLYTISSTIPHNLSIIPTIISLLIVACGILRLTRYNAIADHIQTHDFIGFPIPGIAIILATFYLSGLFNIYLALILMIIVSLLMISNVTYPKFDNLIIIGVSVVLIVLIILPISLTLFGINIPALILLIFSLYYLLINLIKIN; from the coding sequence ATGAAATTAGAAAGTACAAAGATTCAAAGTTTTTTTGCAATATCCGATGGAATATCACTAATGAACATGATATGTGGATTTATCTCAATCCTTTTTGCGATAAATCATAATTTTGAGTCATCAGCTATTTTAATGATAATAGCCATCATGTTTGACTCTGTAGATGGCTGGGTAGCTAGGAAAATTAATAGAAATGATGCATTAAAATTTGGACAAAATATAGACTCCCTTTCAGACGCCATATCATTTGGTGCAGCACCTGCAGTATTTCTCTATACAATTAGCAGCACAATACCCCATAATCTTTCAATAATTCCAACAATCATTAGCTTATTAATTGTAGCTTGTGGTATCTTAAGATTAACCAGATACAATGCAATAGCAGACCACATTCAAACACATGACTTTATAGGATTTCCAATCCCCGGAATAGCCATTATATTAGCTACATTCTATTTAAGCGGATTATTCAATATTTATCTTGCTTTAATATTAATGATTATAGTGTCTTTATTGATGATTAGTAATGTTACATATCCCAAATTTGATAATTTAATTATTATTGGAGTTTCTGTAGTGTTAATTGTGTTAATTATACTTCCAATAAGTCTAACACTCTTTGGCATAAACATACCTGCATTAATACTATTGATATTTTCCTTATATTACCTGTTAATTAATTTAATTAAAATTAATTAA
- a CDS encoding rod shape-determining protein gives MNIFGNEEEEPQANDTRIISNSLGIDLGTLNTVIAKPSGDKFDLYQIPSVVAVKKDDPSEVLAVGEEAKKMLGRTPEDILAVRPLKKGVIENVAQAQALLIKAMQIGIEEGESVGRIVIGIPGDSSEVEKNAAEEIGRKAGAENILVISEGLAAAIGAGLPIAEPNGTMVIDIGAGSTDIVIISLGGINDIETVRCGGDDVDNRIVELVAEKYDVAIGIHDAEAAKIEVGMIHCSEQLENLSVEVIGKSLETNRPKKVVIDSMLVADAVEPFMQEIVDGLNVILERLSPELMMGVYNNAVAVGGSSRLRGLKERVFDEISIPIEVSDDPMTVVAKGTAIVAAEPLALEPEVRLRAMK, from the coding sequence ATGAATATTTTTGGAAATGAAGAAGAGGAACCACAAGCTAATGATACCAGAATCATTAGTAACAGTTTGGGAATAGATTTAGGAACTTTAAACACGGTAATTGCAAAACCATCTGGAGACAAATTTGATTTATATCAAATTCCATCAGTTGTCGCTGTTAAAAAGGATGATCCGTCTGAAGTTTTAGCAGTTGGGGAAGAAGCTAAAAAAATGCTTGGTAGGACTCCTGAAGATATTCTTGCTGTAAGGCCTTTGAAAAAAGGAGTTATTGAAAACGTAGCTCAAGCACAAGCTTTACTTATTAAAGCTATGCAAATTGGTATAGAAGAAGGAGAAAGTGTTGGAAGAATTGTTATAGGTATTCCAGGAGATTCTTCTGAAGTGGAAAAAAATGCAGCTGAAGAAATTGGTAGAAAAGCTGGAGCAGAAAACATTCTTGTAATTAGTGAAGGATTGGCAGCAGCTATTGGTGCTGGTTTACCTATTGCAGAACCAAATGGAACTATGGTTATTGATATTGGTGCAGGTTCAACTGATATTGTTATTATTTCTCTCGGTGGTATTAACGATATTGAAACAGTTAGGTGTGGTGGAGATGATGTTGATAACAGAATCGTTGAATTAGTTGCAGAAAAATACGATGTAGCTATTGGTATTCATGATGCAGAAGCTGCAAAAATAGAAGTTGGTATGATTCATTGCAGTGAACAACTTGAAAATTTAAGTGTTGAAGTTATTGGTAAATCATTAGAAACCAACAGGCCTAAAAAAGTTGTTATTGATTCAATGTTAGTTGCTGATGCTGTAGAACCATTTATGCAAGAAATTGTAGATGGTTTAAATGTGATTTTAGAAAGATTATCTCCTGAATTAATGATGGGAGTTTATAATAATGCAGTAGCAGTTGGAGGAAGTTCAAGACTTCGTGGATTAAAAGAAAGAGTTTTCGATGAAATATCTATTCCTATTGAAGTTTCTGATGATCCTATGACTGTTGTAGCAAAAGGTACAGCTATTGTTGCTGCAGAACCTCTTGCATTAGAACCTGAAGTTCGTCTTAGAGCTATGAAATAA
- the rnhB gene encoding ribonuclease HII, translating to MDVLGIDEAGRGSVLGPLVIAGVIVPEKMDKVLERMGVKDSKRLTPNRRTILSRKLKKMFEYDLVVISAQDIDNMRAEGINLNEIERIGMEKILSNLNSEKAIVDAVDIKAERFQNKLANDTGVNVVAEHKADDNYIEVSAASIIAKQERDSHINEINKDYIKIGGIGSGYPSDPTTKKFLTNFTYDEMPDFVRKSWATVEKMKNSQ from the coding sequence ATGGATGTATTAGGAATTGATGAAGCTGGTAGGGGATCTGTTTTAGGGCCATTAGTTATTGCAGGAGTTATTGTCCCTGAAAAAATGGATAAAGTTTTAGAAAGAATGGGTGTAAAGGACTCTAAGCGATTGACTCCTAATAGAAGAACAATTCTGTCTCGTAAATTAAAAAAAATGTTCGAATATGATTTGGTAGTAATTTCTGCTCAAGACATTGATAATATGAGGGCAGAGGGAATTAATCTTAATGAAATTGAAAGAATTGGGATGGAGAAAATTCTTTCTAATTTAAATTCTGAAAAAGCTATTGTTGATGCAGTTGATATTAAAGCAGAACGTTTTCAAAACAAGCTTGCAAATGACACAGGAGTGAATGTTGTAGCTGAACATAAAGCGGATGATAATTATATTGAAGTTAGTGCTGCTTCTATCATAGCTAAACAAGAAAGGGATTCACATATAAATGAAATCAATAAAGATTATATTAAAATAGGTGGAATTGGTTCGGGCTATCCTTCTGATCCCACCACTAAAAAATTTTTAACTAATTTTACATATGATGAAATGCCTGATTTTGTTAGGAAATCATGGGCAACTGTTGAGAAAATGAAAAATTCTCAATAG
- a CDS encoding MotA/TolQ/ExbB proton channel family protein: MIVEYLTQFFENIMEILTQGGIITYIILFIGIYGLLVSLRKIVYLKKISKVDTTEILGIVSASMERGGAVEALKQINSFKNPISKIISETLKIGYKNKIEVEESMEQIFIVEVSKMTKGLNSIKTIIELAPFLGLIGTVIGIWMTFKALGVNPNSAAMAEGIYIALTTTIVGLLVAIIMLPIHTYIQGLVENEMDKIELATKMTNWGYAVVKIRVEANVECALEALQEAEGVVNTRLISDPYANIKVSFKPSMLDKSISNIILEKCNVNAEIIESKLRQ; the protein is encoded by the coding sequence ATGATAGTTGAATATCTGACTCAATTTTTCGAAAATATCATGGAGATACTTACTCAGGGGGGAATTATTACTTATATAATTCTTTTTATTGGTATTTATGGTCTTCTTGTTTCATTAAGAAAAATTGTGTATCTTAAGAAAATTAGTAAGGTAGATACAACTGAAATTTTAGGTATTGTTTCTGCTTCTATGGAAAGAGGAGGAGCAGTTGAAGCATTAAAACAAATTAATTCTTTTAAAAATCCTATTTCTAAAATTATTTCTGAAACTTTAAAAATCGGTTATAAAAACAAAATTGAAGTTGAAGAAAGTATGGAACAAATTTTCATTGTTGAAGTAAGTAAAATGACTAAAGGATTAAATTCAATTAAAACAATTATTGAATTGGCTCCATTTTTAGGTTTAATCGGTACTGTAATTGGTATCTGGATGACCTTTAAAGCATTAGGAGTTAATCCTAATTCTGCAGCTATGGCAGAAGGTATTTATATAGCTTTAACAACAACTATTGTAGGTTTGCTTGTAGCTATTATTATGTTACCGATTCATACTTATATTCAAGGTTTAGTTGAAAATGAAATGGATAAAATTGAATTGGCTACTAAAATGACTAATTGGGGTTATGCAGTAGTTAAAATAAGAGTTGAAGCTAATGTTGAATGTGCATTAGAAGCTCTTCAAGAAGCCGAAGGTGTTGTTAATACTAGACTAATTTCTGATCCTTATGCAAACATTAAGGTTTCATTTAAACCTAGTATGTTAGATAAAAGTATTTCAAATATTATATTGGAAAAGTGCAATGTTAATGCTGAAATAATTGAAAGTAAATTGAGACAATAA
- a CDS encoding biopolymer transporter ExbD, producing MRIDVKSYKEKVLNRKPSINLVPLIDILFTIMIFLVVTSNFSASDMSADDASSTDSGTGKPNVTDVSGDAEYYVVPVANLHKVVVDGKDMSDLISQNAIGVKANVIDEGQIQIKPGEIIITTPAGVSPEDAVRSPNTT from the coding sequence ATGAGAATTGATGTTAAATCATATAAAGAGAAGGTTCTTAACAGGAAACCGTCTATTAACTTAGTTCCACTTATAGATATTTTATTTACAATTATGATTTTCTTGGTTGTGACAAGTAATTTCTCAGCATCAGATATGTCTGCTGATGATGCATCTTCTACTGACTCAGGAACAGGCAAACCAAATGTAACTGATGTTTCTGGAGATGCTGAATATTATGTTGTGCCTGTAGCTAATTTGCATAAAGTTGTTGTTGATGGTAAAGACATGTCTGATTTAATATCGCAAAATGCTATTGGTGTTAAAGCTAATGTTATCGATGAGGGACAAATACAAATAAAACCTGGAGAGATTATTATAACTACTCCGGCAGGTGTGTCTCCTGAAGATGCTGTTAGAAGTCCAAATACTACTTAA
- a CDS encoding IMP cyclohydrolase: MYTGRILSIGMNCDGKPFVAYRVSSRSFPNRQCLKFDNRASIVPKEGFEKDIFENTYITYNCIRIVKDMAIVSNGSHTDVIADKIALGMNIKDAIAYSLLTLDYEKDDYHTPRIAGVVTSTNKKDDYVCYVGIANDEKLLVDKIPYGEAVFISTYGSQFYDSVDFDAKTAEDAAKFIFDGGIFVNYKKAVTAGAAVFDGEWNIGNFNP, encoded by the coding sequence ATGTATACGGGGAGAATTTTATCTATTGGTATGAATTGTGATGGTAAACCTTTTGTGGCATATAGAGTATCTAGTAGGTCATTTCCTAATAGGCAATGTTTAAAATTTGATAATAGAGCATCTATCGTGCCAAAGGAAGGTTTTGAAAAAGATATTTTTGAAAATACTTACATTACATATAATTGTATACGCATTGTAAAAGATATGGCTATTGTATCTAATGGTTCACATACAGATGTAATAGCTGATAAAATAGCTTTGGGGATGAATATTAAAGATGCAATAGCTTATTCATTGCTTACTTTGGATTATGAGAAAGATGATTATCATACTCCACGTATTGCAGGAGTTGTTACATCTACAAATAAAAAGGATGATTATGTCTGCTATGTGGGAATAGCTAATGATGAAAAATTATTGGTTGACAAAATCCCATATGGCGAAGCTGTATTTATTTCCACATATGGAAGTCAGTTCTATGATTCAGTAGATTTTGATGCAAAAACAGCTGAAGATGCTGCAAAATTTATTTTTGACGGAGGTATTTTTGTCAATTATAAAAAAGCAGTAACTGCAGGTGCAGCTGTTTTTGATGGGGAATGGAATATAGGCAATTTCAATCCTTAA
- a CDS encoding coenzyme F420-0:L-glutamate ligase — MINMSIELIGLDNIPLVEPNDDICQIIKDAIEKQGCLLKHGDIILIAETLISKAEGNVIKLGDIIPSEESIIIAKQSKKDSKLVEAIINESREVVAVGPDFIITETKQGFVCANSGIDESNVDKGLATPMPEDADKSARQIREFLENEFDEEIAVLITDTQGRAFRNGAVGVAIGCSGINPLWKRAGEKDLYGRELQTSEVATGDELAAAASLVMGQADEGLPVVIIRGFDNFDKLRDTDTGINPLLRPKEFDVFRN, encoded by the coding sequence ATGATTAATATGTCAATAGAATTAATTGGTTTAGACAATATTCCATTAGTTGAACCTAATGATGATATTTGTCAAATAATTAAAGATGCAATTGAAAAACAGGGTTGTTTATTAAAACATGGGGATATTATTTTAATAGCTGAAACTTTAATTTCAAAAGCAGAAGGAAATGTTATCAAGTTAGGAGATATAATTCCATCTGAAGAATCCATAATTATTGCTAAACAGTCTAAAAAAGATTCTAAATTGGTTGAAGCCATTATAAATGAATCCCGGGAAGTGGTTGCTGTTGGTCCTGATTTCATTATTACTGAAACTAAACAGGGTTTTGTCTGTGCAAATTCAGGTATTGATGAGTCTAATGTTGATAAAGGGCTAGCTACTCCCATGCCTGAAGATGCTGATAAGTCTGCAAGACAAATCAGAGAATTTTTGGAAAATGAATTTGATGAGGAAATTGCAGTTTTAATTACTGATACTCAGGGAAGAGCATTTAGAAATGGTGCTGTTGGTGTGGCTATTGGATGCTCTGGAATTAATCCGTTATGGAAACGGGCTGGTGAAAAGGATTTATATGGTCGTGAACTTCAGACTAGTGAAGTAGCTACTGGTGATGAACTTGCTGCAGCAGCATCTCTTGTTATGGGTCAGGCTGATGAAGGTCTTCCTGTTGTTATTATTCGCGGATTTGATAATTTTGATAAGCTAAGAGATACTGATACTGGAATCAATCCGTTGCTCAGACCAAAAGAATTTGATGTATTTAGAAATTAA
- the cofD gene encoding 2-phospho-L-lactate transferase: MITVLSGGTGTPKLLQGLKEVINPKDMTIIVNTLENEYFSGVYVSADIDTVLYTMADMINEEFWYGVKNDTFITHERLDELGTPELLRIGDIDRATKIQKTLLMENHSLAEAVDIQASNMHISSKILPMSNENSDIKIITDMGELEFHDFLIKHQSKPEVLDVRFSKVTPAKGIIEVINNSDAVIIGPSNPITSISPILSLDGVKEALKNTHVIAVSPIIGTDSVSGPASKFMNALGIEVSSVGVASLYESFLDTIVIDKKDNNLKDDLEKIVSEVIVTNTIMKTLDDKKKLAKIILNDIS, encoded by the coding sequence ATGATTACTGTATTATCTGGGGGAACTGGCACTCCAAAATTGTTGCAAGGTTTAAAAGAAGTTATTAATCCTAAAGACATGACTATTATTGTCAATACTTTAGAAAATGAATACTTTTCAGGTGTTTATGTATCAGCAGACATTGACACTGTGTTATACACTATGGCAGACATGATTAATGAAGAGTTCTGGTATGGTGTTAAAAATGATACATTTATCACTCATGAAAGGCTTGATGAATTAGGCACTCCAGAGTTGCTTAGAATAGGGGATATTGATAGAGCTACTAAAATACAAAAGACTCTGTTGATGGAAAATCATTCACTTGCTGAAGCTGTTGATATTCAGGCAAGCAATATGCATATAAGTTCTAAAATTTTGCCTATGAGTAATGAAAATTCAGATATTAAAATCATTACAGATATGGGGGAACTGGAATTTCATGACTTTTTAATAAAACATCAGAGCAAACCTGAAGTTTTGGATGTCAGATTTTCCAAAGTAACTCCTGCAAAAGGAATTATTGAAGTTATTAATAATTCAGATGCAGTTATTATTGGCCCGTCTAATCCGATAACTTCAATATCTCCAATATTATCTTTAGATGGAGTTAAGGAAGCTTTAAAAAATACCCATGTAATAGCAGTTTCTCCAATTATAGGTACTGATTCTGTAAGCGGTCCCGCCAGTAAATTTATGAATGCGCTTGGAATTGAAGTTTCATCAGTAGGTGTAGCTTCTTTATATGAAAGTTTTTTAGATACAATAGTTATTGATAAAAAAGATAATAATTTAAAGGATGATTTAGAAAAAATTGTTAGTGAAGTAATTGTTACAAATACAATTATGAAAACTTTAGATGATAAGAAAAAATTAGCTAAAATAATATTAAATGATATTTCTTAG